TGAAGTCGGTCCTGTGTCGCGTTGGCTCCAGGAAAACGGTTTTGAAGACCAGCAACCTTTGGAGCCAGATCATCTGAGTGTTGAAACCATTCGCGTTGCACCGGAGTATCTGTTGCCGATCGCGTCGGCACTGTATGCTTACGGCTTCAATTACTTGCAGTGCCAAGGCGGCTTCGATCTCGGTCCGGGCAAGGAACTGGTGAGCTTTTACCATCTAATCAAGCTCGACGACAATGCCGATTGCCCGGATGAAGTGCGGCTGAAGGTTTACTTGCCACGTGAGGATCCGCGGCTGCCGTCCGTATATGACCTTTGGAAAGCTGCGGATTGGCAAGAGCGCGAAACCTACGACATGTACGGCATCGTGTTTGAGGGGCATCCCGGTCTCAAGCGCATTCTCATGAACGAAGACTGGGTGGGCTGGCCGCTGCGGAAGGATTACGTATCGCCAGATTTCTACGAGCTGCAACATGCTTACTAGAATTCTGCAGGTACGGCCTTAATCAACAAATTTTGCATCTAACTGCCGCTCGTCTCTG
This genomic stretch from Rubidibacter lacunae KORDI 51-2 harbors:
- a CDS encoding NAD(P)H-quinone oxidoreductase subunit J, encoding MAEAENQQPTGENPSAGRLVEVGPVSRWLQENGFEDQQPLEPDHLSVETIRVAPEYLLPIASALYAYGFNYLQCQGGFDLGPGKELVSFYHLIKLDDNADCPDEVRLKVYLPREDPRLPSVYDLWKAADWQERETYDMYGIVFEGHPGLKRILMNEDWVGWPLRKDYVSPDFYELQHAY